The following are encoded together in the Bos javanicus breed banteng chromosome X, ARS-OSU_banteng_1.0, whole genome shotgun sequence genome:
- the HMGB3 gene encoding high mobility group protein B3 isoform X2, which translates to MESLPSMSEKTKFVLQGADMESLPSTSKKTKFVLQGADMESLPSMSKKTTCSTGADMESLPSTSKKTKFVLRVKMAKGDPKKPKGKMSAYAFFVQTCREEHKKKNPEVPVNFAEFSKKCSERWKTMSGKEKSKFDEMAKADKVRYDREMKDYGPAKGGKKKKDPNAPKRPPSGFFLFCSEFRPKIKSANPGISIGDVAKKLGEMWNNLSDSEKQPYINKAAKLKEKYEKDVADYKSKGKFDGAKGAAKVARKKVEEEDEEDEEEEEEEEEEEDE; encoded by the exons ATGGAAAGTCTTCCTTCGATGAGTGAGAAGACGAAGTTTGTCCTTCAGG GAGCAGACATGGAAAGTCTTCCTTCGACAAGTAAGAAGACGAAGTTTGTCCTTCAGG GAGCAGACATGGAAAGTCTTCCTTCGATGAGTAAGAAGACAACTTGCTCTACAGGAGCAGACATGGAAAGTCTTCCTTCGACAAGTAAGAAGACGAAGTTTGTCCTTCGGG TCAAGATGGCTAAAGGTGATCCCAAGAAACCAAAGGGCAAGATGTCTGCTTATGCCTTCTTTGTGCAGACGTGCAGAGAGGAACATAAGAAGAAAAACCCAGAGGTCCCTGTCaattttgctgaattttccaagaaATGCTCTGAGAGGTGgaag ACCATGTCCGGGAAAGAGAAGTCGAAGTTCGATGAAATGGCAAAGGCGGATAAGGTGCGCTATGATCGGGAAATGAAGGATTATGGACCAGCTAAGGGAGGCAAGAAGAAGAAGGACCCTAATGCCCCCAAGAGACCACC GTCTGGATTTTTCCTATTCTGCTCGGAATTCCGCCCGAAGATCAAGTCTGCTAACCCTGGTATCTCTATTGGAGATGTGGCAAAGAAGCTGGGCGAGATGTGGAATAACTTAAGTGATAGTGAGAAGCAGCCATATATCAACAAGGCTGCGAAGCTGAAGGAGAAGTATGAGAAG GATGTCGCAGACTATAAGTCTAAAGGGAAGTTTGATGGCGCCAAGGGTGCTGCTAAAGTTGCCCGGAAAAAGGTGGAAGAGGAAGACgaagaggatgaggaggaggaggaggaggaggaggaggaagaggatgaataa
- the HMGB3 gene encoding high mobility group protein B3 isoform X1 — protein sequence MAKGDPKKPKGKMSAYAFFVQTCREEHKKKNPEVPVNFAEFSKKCSERWKTMSGKEKSKFDEMAKADKVRYDREMKDYGPAKGGKKKKDPNAPKRPPSGFFLFCSEFRPKIKSANPGISIGDVAKKLGEMWNNLSDSEKQPYINKAAKLKEKYEKDVADYKSKGKFDGAKGAAKVARKKVEEEDEEDEEEEEEEEEEEDE from the exons ATGGCTAAAGGTGATCCCAAGAAACCAAAGGGCAAGATGTCTGCTTATGCCTTCTTTGTGCAGACGTGCAGAGAGGAACATAAGAAGAAAAACCCAGAGGTCCCTGTCaattttgctgaattttccaagaaATGCTCTGAGAGGTGgaag ACCATGTCCGGGAAAGAGAAGTCGAAGTTCGATGAAATGGCAAAGGCGGATAAGGTGCGCTATGATCGGGAAATGAAGGATTATGGACCAGCTAAGGGAGGCAAGAAGAAGAAGGACCCTAATGCCCCCAAGAGACCACC GTCTGGATTTTTCCTATTCTGCTCGGAATTCCGCCCGAAGATCAAGTCTGCTAACCCTGGTATCTCTATTGGAGATGTGGCAAAGAAGCTGGGCGAGATGTGGAATAACTTAAGTGATAGTGAGAAGCAGCCATATATCAACAAGGCTGCGAAGCTGAAGGAGAAGTATGAGAAG GATGTCGCAGACTATAAGTCTAAAGGGAAGTTTGATGGCGCCAAGGGTGCTGCTAAAGTTGCCCGGAAAAAGGTGGAAGAGGAAGACgaagaggatgaggaggaggaggaggaggaggaggaggaagaggatgaataa
- the HMGB3 gene encoding high mobility group protein B3 isoform X3, translated as MEVKMAKGDPKKPKGKMSAYAFFVQTCREEHKKKNPEVPVNFAEFSKKCSERWKTMSGKEKSKFDEMAKADKVRYDREMKDYGPAKGGKKKKDPNAPKRPPSGFFLFCSEFRPKIKSANPGISIGDVAKKLGEMWNNLSDSEKQPYINKAAKLKEKYEKDVADYKSKGKFDGAKGAAKVARKKVEEEDEEDEEEEEEEEEEEDE; from the exons ATGGAAG TCAAGATGGCTAAAGGTGATCCCAAGAAACCAAAGGGCAAGATGTCTGCTTATGCCTTCTTTGTGCAGACGTGCAGAGAGGAACATAAGAAGAAAAACCCAGAGGTCCCTGTCaattttgctgaattttccaagaaATGCTCTGAGAGGTGgaag ACCATGTCCGGGAAAGAGAAGTCGAAGTTCGATGAAATGGCAAAGGCGGATAAGGTGCGCTATGATCGGGAAATGAAGGATTATGGACCAGCTAAGGGAGGCAAGAAGAAGAAGGACCCTAATGCCCCCAAGAGACCACC GTCTGGATTTTTCCTATTCTGCTCGGAATTCCGCCCGAAGATCAAGTCTGCTAACCCTGGTATCTCTATTGGAGATGTGGCAAAGAAGCTGGGCGAGATGTGGAATAACTTAAGTGATAGTGAGAAGCAGCCATATATCAACAAGGCTGCGAAGCTGAAGGAGAAGTATGAGAAG GATGTCGCAGACTATAAGTCTAAAGGGAAGTTTGATGGCGCCAAGGGTGCTGCTAAAGTTGCCCGGAAAAAGGTGGAAGAGGAAGACgaagaggatgaggaggaggaggaggaggaggaggaggaagaggatgaataa